The following proteins are co-located in the Polymorphospora rubra genome:
- a CDS encoding DUF4381 family protein has protein sequence MPTYGWVLLAIVTVVVLVCLVWLRRSRRSQPRTREEHRRDAMRAARSIRRSSPRPNRDIFERGRGVPDRHSAAIAENSVLGDAASGGGGGGGD, from the coding sequence ATGCCGACGTACGGTTGGGTACTCCTCGCCATCGTGACCGTCGTCGTGTTGGTCTGCTTGGTGTGGCTCCGGCGTTCCCGGCGAAGCCAGCCACGCACCCGGGAAGAGCACCGCCGGGACGCCATGCGGGCGGCGCGGTCGATACGCAGGTCTTCACCCCGCCCGAACCGGGACATCTTCGAGCGAGGCCGAGGTGTGCCGGATCGGCACTCCGCGGCCATCGCCGAGAACAGCGTCCTGGGTGATGCGGCCAGCGGCGGTGGCGGAGGCGGTGGGGACTAG
- a CDS encoding helix-turn-helix transcriptional regulator — MKSDASPTARALLALELVQASPGITADRLADKLGVSERAARRYVGILREAGIPIESARGPHGGFRVGRGLRLPPLMFDATEALALVMAVLDGHHDAGDPTDPVGSALGKIVRALPEPVAAQAESVRRTTAPAPDRAAARPDPANTTTLVQACADHRRVRLDYRTQAGSQWVVDVDPWAVVVRHGRWYLLCRTHPAQAVRTYRIDRVRTVEPLDDTFTPPTDLDPVTVLEENLAAGWEYEVDVVVDAPVDDVARWLPRSVGRLAPVDAATTRLVASTSNPVWYAGQLAALPVPYRIVKCPELQRASRALGQRLLAAAGDPPP; from the coding sequence GTGAAATCCGACGCGAGCCCCACCGCCCGGGCGCTGCTCGCCCTCGAACTGGTCCAGGCCAGCCCCGGCATCACCGCGGACCGGCTCGCCGACAAGCTCGGCGTCTCCGAGCGGGCCGCCCGGCGATACGTCGGGATCCTGCGCGAGGCCGGCATCCCGATCGAGTCCGCCCGCGGGCCGCACGGCGGCTTCCGGGTCGGCCGCGGCCTGCGGCTGCCACCGCTGATGTTCGACGCCACCGAGGCCCTGGCCCTGGTCATGGCCGTACTCGACGGCCACCACGACGCCGGCGACCCCACCGACCCGGTCGGCAGCGCACTGGGCAAGATCGTGCGGGCGCTGCCGGAGCCGGTGGCCGCCCAGGCCGAGTCCGTCCGGCGGACCACCGCCCCCGCCCCCGACCGCGCCGCCGCCCGGCCCGACCCCGCGAACACCACCACGCTCGTGCAGGCCTGCGCCGACCACCGGCGGGTCCGGCTCGACTACCGGACCCAGGCCGGGTCCCAGTGGGTCGTCGACGTCGACCCGTGGGCCGTCGTCGTCCGGCACGGCCGGTGGTACCTGCTGTGCCGCACCCACCCCGCGCAGGCCGTACGGACGTACCGCATCGACCGGGTCCGGACGGTGGAACCGCTCGACGACACCTTCACCCCGCCGACCGACCTCGATCCGGTCACGGTGCTGGAGGAGAACCTCGCCGCCGGCTGGGAGTACGAGGTCGACGTCGTCGTCGACGCACCCGTCGACGACGTGGCCCGGTGGCTCCCCCGCTCCGTCGGGCGGCTCGCGCCGGTCGACGCCGCGACCACCCGCCTGGTCGCCAGCACCAGCAACCCGGTCTGGTACGCCGGACAGCTCGCGGCGCTCCCGGTGCCGTACCGGATCGTGAAGTGCCCCGAACTCCAGCGCGCCTCGCGCGCCCTCGGTCAGCGACTGCTGGCGGCGGCCGGCGACCCGCCGCCCTAG
- a CDS encoding DUF664 domain-containing protein has translation MTEKIVLSTKIHEPSMTAGEAEMLLFALERSRAQFAWKVGGLDAAGLNRPHPPSTMTLAGLVKHLALVEDYYTARDLTGEPMGAPWNAVDWAAEPDWAWRSAADDPPEELYALWQAAAERTGAAVAKALADGGPDRPTRFVTGSGESPNLRRLLVDLHDEYARHVGHADLLREAVDGLVGEDPPQ, from the coding sequence ATGACCGAGAAGATCGTCCTGAGCACCAAGATCCACGAGCCGTCGATGACCGCCGGCGAGGCCGAGATGCTCCTTTTCGCGCTCGAACGGTCGCGGGCACAGTTCGCCTGGAAGGTCGGCGGCCTGGACGCCGCCGGCCTGAACCGGCCGCACCCGCCGAGCACCATGACCCTGGCCGGCCTGGTCAAGCACCTCGCCCTGGTCGAGGACTACTACACCGCCCGGGACCTGACCGGGGAGCCGATGGGCGCGCCGTGGAACGCGGTCGACTGGGCCGCCGAGCCCGACTGGGCGTGGCGCTCGGCGGCCGACGACCCGCCCGAGGAGTTGTACGCGCTCTGGCAGGCCGCCGCGGAGCGGACCGGTGCCGCGGTCGCCAAGGCGCTCGCCGACGGTGGACCAGACCGTCCGACGAGGTTCGTCACCGGGTCCGGCGAGTCACCGAACCTGCGGCGGCTCCTCGTCGACCTGCACGACGAGTACGCCCGCCACGTCGGCCACGCGGACCTGCTGCGCGAGGCGGTCGACGGCCTGGTGGGGGAGGACCCGCCCCAGTGA
- a CDS encoding GNAT family N-acetyltransferase translates to MQDPVPADRFAVVPANEASWDDLVAIFGTADAGRCQCQRFKVAGWIWRDSTQEGRTARLRVQTGCGDPAAPTTSGLVGYVDGEPVGWVAVEPRTAYPKLRTSRVPWSGRDEDRDDPGVWAVTCFVVRKGWRGRGLTYLLARATVDFARDRGARALEAYPMITEPGKQVTWGELHVGARQVFEDAGFAQVSHPTLRRVVMRIDFPH, encoded by the coding sequence GTGCAGGATCCTGTTCCGGCCGACCGGTTCGCCGTCGTCCCCGCCAACGAGGCGTCCTGGGACGACCTCGTCGCGATTTTCGGCACCGCCGACGCGGGCCGGTGCCAGTGCCAGCGGTTCAAGGTCGCCGGCTGGATCTGGCGCGACTCGACGCAGGAGGGGCGCACCGCGCGGTTGCGGGTCCAGACCGGTTGCGGCGACCCGGCCGCCCCGACCACCAGCGGCCTGGTCGGCTACGTCGACGGCGAGCCGGTCGGCTGGGTCGCGGTCGAGCCCCGTACGGCGTATCCGAAGCTGCGTACGTCCCGCGTCCCGTGGAGCGGCCGGGACGAGGATCGCGACGATCCCGGCGTGTGGGCGGTGACCTGCTTCGTGGTCCGCAAGGGCTGGCGGGGGCGGGGCCTGACCTACCTGCTCGCCCGGGCCACGGTCGACTTCGCCCGCGACCGCGGTGCCCGGGCGCTGGAGGCGTACCCGATGATCACCGAGCCCGGGAAGCAGGTCACCTGGGGCGAGTTGCACGTCGGCGCCCGCCAGGTCTTCGAGGATGCCGGGTTCGCGCAGGTCAGTCACCCGACCCTGCGGCGGGTGGTGATGCGGATCGACTTTCCTCACTAG